From the genome of Uranotaenia lowii strain MFRU-FL chromosome 1, ASM2978415v1, whole genome shotgun sequence, one region includes:
- the LOC129747515 gene encoding protein vreteno, producing MQTVINQTTPKLDDDLDQMRKDFYDPELNRYDTGPGADLEDSLQPGALAAAAALTSKISEKEMVCRDRPAVKIRLINTRDLTDTGLTELCKPYGTVMSVHRPRNDNNQAFIEFTNQNEAGFAIQELSRKLGFQFYPAFAHEKRSNQLVDVGLLAPPPPVESEQGKNNATSLDPSLDDDSWERTLAQRRIKIGFSIPLKIRFPEVKTLATSSHYKPVPEKVTALARTDPQQIFSIVALLNSEPSKESQPRIDTKIGTRIIEMTKREGVQRLAASDSNGSGKFVFRGLTDEQRSLFKDSHCVNCGHRGFFTCGLCGAPYCSKHCQEQDFEKHQPSCKGEPDVKVNGKAEEKAQEETISESLEQEGFPKGAHVMIVSVMTPDRVWVRALDRTSNREYLQTLSDIANHALTAERVSNTPQAGDICLAMYEPLNVYARVLVTRVIRSQAHCVFIDFGIVKRIGLGSLKKISDLKLKFRKVRIHKVHLKGITDEHGHIEKAMSYLNDLIGQPLEMKVQLEGGNLVDAALRTATGINVNKRINDLITIPIVNVVEAADKFIDYKTVRQKRLPANTKIDIMVLNRTTIKLDFRVTIIAFEDLPYVEDIQCKLQCYGKKVQNFSEFYTPRLNELCLVRNMDIWYRAVCVECVGDGRPSVYLVDFGSLIMARLEDIRKLPPSLAMEVRTTDAKVYQLEEAQKSGVTIDSEFLDIYLEENERMTVETTEEAEFKEFVEALARDDTPMVTVIKVPDFLSFLADRADCADDMRVRSG from the exons ATGCAGACCGTTATAAATCAGACAACTCCAAAGTTGGACGATGATCTGGATCAGATGCGGAAGGATTTCTACGATCCGGAGCTGAACCGGTACGATACCGGTCCGGGAGCCGACCTGGAAGATTCCCTGCAACCGGGGGCTTTGGCCGCGGCTGCCGCTTTGACCAGCAAAATCAGCGAAAAGGAAATGGTCTGCCGGGATCGTCCGGCGGTGAAAATCCGGCTAATCAACACCCGGGATTTGACCGATACCGGCTTGACGGAACTGTGCAAACCCTACGGGACGGTCATGAGCGTCCATCGGCCGCGAAACGACAACAATCAGGCGTTTATTGAGTTCACAAACCAAAA tgaAGCTGGATTTGCCATTCAGGAGTTGAGCCGCAAGTTGGGCTTTCAGTTCTATCCGGCATTTGCCCATGAAAAGCGATCTAACCAACTGGTCGATGTGGGCTTGCTGGCTCCGCCACCTCCCGTAGAATCTGAACAGGGCAAGAATAATGCCACCAGTTTGGACCCATCCTTGGACGATGATAGTTGGGAAAGAACGTTAGCCCAGCGGCGCATCAAGATTGGGTTCAGCATTCCGCTTAAAATTCGCTTCCCGGAGGTGAAAACACTGGCCACCTCCAGCCATTATAAGCCTGTTCCCGAAAAGGTTACTGCTCTGGCGCGTACTGATCCGCAGCAGATTTTTTCCATCGTCGCCTTACTGAACAGCGAACCGTCCAAGGAATCTCAACCAAG AATCGACACCAAAATCGGCACCCGAATAATCGAAATGACCAAACGGGAGGGTGTCCAGCGACTGGCGGCATCCGATTCAAACGGTTCCGGCAAATTCGTCTTCCGGGGACTGACCGATGAGCAGCGGTCGCTCTTCAAGGACTCCCACTGCGTTAACTGTGGCCATCGAGGATTCTTCACCTGTGGTCTGTGTGGAGCTCCGTACTGTTCCAAGCATTGTCAGGAGCAAGACTTCGAGAAACATCAACCCTCGTGCAAGGGTGAACCGGATGTCAAAGTCAACGGTAAGGCAGAAGAAAAAGCTCAAGAAGAAACGATATCGGAATCTTTGGAGCAGGAGGGCTTCCCCAAGGGTGCCCACGTAATGATCGTGTCCGTTATGACTCCTGATCGCGTTTGGGTGAGAGCACTGGATAGGACCAGCAACCGAGAGTATTTGCAAACGTTGAGTGATATCGCTAATCATGCGCTGACAGCCGAGAGAGTTTCCAATACACCTCAAGCAGGGGACATTTGCCTAGCCATGTATGAACCGCTCAATGTTTACGCTCGGGTTCTTGTGACCAGAGTCATTCGTTCGCAGGCACATTGTGTCTTTATCGATTTTGGGATCGTTAAACGAATTGGTCTTGGAAGTTTGAAAAAGATTTCTGATTTAAAGCTCAAATTCAGAAAAGTGCGAATCCACAAGGTCCATCTTAAAGGCATTACCGATGAGCACGGTCACATTGAGAAAGCAATGAGTTACCTCAATGATCTGATCGGTCAACCGCTGGAAATGAAGGTACAACTCGAAGGCGGAAATCTGGTAGATGCAGCACTTCGAACGGCTACCGGAATCAATGTCAACAAGCGGATCAACGATCTCATAACCATTCCAATCGTTAATGTGGTTGAAGCAGCCGATAAGTTCATCGACTATAAAACCGTGCGACAAAAACGTCTTCCTGCCAATACCAAAATAGACATTATGGTTCTCAACCGCACCACCATTAAATTAGATTTCCGTGTCACGATAATCGCTTTCGAGGACTTGCCCTACGTCGAAGACATACAATGTAAGCTGCAGTGCTACGGgaaaaaggttcaaaatttcaGCGAGTTCTACACGCCCCGTCTGAACGAGCTGTGTCTGGTTCGCAACATGGACATCTGGTATCGGGCCGTGTGTGTCGAATGTGTCGGCGATGGACGTCCATCGGTTTATCTTGTCGATTTCGGTTCCCTCATAATGGCTCGGCTAGAAGACATCCGCAAGCTGCCTCCTTCCCTAGCCATGGAAGTTCGAACTACCGATGCTAAAGTATACCAACTCGAGGAAGCGCAAAAATCGGGTGTCACCATCGATTCGGAGTTTCTCGATATCTATCTGGAGGAGAACGAGCGGATGACGGTAGAGACGACCGAGGAGGCCGAGTTCAAGGAGTTCGTCGAAGCTCTCGCTCGGGACGATACGCCCATGGTGACAGTCATTAAGGTTCCGGATTTTCTGTCCTTTTTGGCTGACCGAGCCGATTGTGCGGATGATATGAGAGTTCGATCCGGTTAA